The stretch of DNA TTTGCAGAGGCAGAACCCAAAGTCTCCGCCGATATCCCCCTCCTGCCCTTACCCGCCGACCTGCCCTCATCGCCGCCCGATTCCAGCGGTAATACGAGCGTCAGTCCGGCCCCCGCCCTACAGCCCCGTTTGGAGGTGAGAACACAGTGGAAGTAAAGATTCACAACCGCTCCCGTGTGATGCAGGTGCTCGCGCTCGCCATGTTCACCCTGTTGGTGTGGGCTTATGCCCAACTGGAATGGGGGCTGCCACAGGGCATCCGGCGCACGGTGGTGCAGTCTCGCGGGGCAATCGTGGCTGCCGATGGGTCGGTGCTGGCCCGCAGCGTGGGCGGCAAACGGGTGTATCCGCAGGGAACGCTAGCCGGGCAAGTCGTGGGCATGATGGGCAGCACGGAAGGGCTGGAGGGCCTGGAAGCCGCCTACAACCGTTCCCTGGAAGCCGGAGAAACCCTGAAGCTCACGCTTGATCCCCGCACGCAGGCCAATGCCGAGGCCGCGCTGGCAAAAGGCGTCAAGAAGCATCAGGCCGAATACGGTTCCGTGGTGGTCATAGAAACCCGCACGGGCCGGGTACTGGCAGCGGCAAGTTACCCCGCCTTCAACCCCAACGATTGGCGCACCTTTAGCCCCGATGCCCGCCGCAACCGCCCGTTTCTGGATGTCTTCGAGCCGGGTTCGACCATTAAGGGCCTGGTGGTGGGGGCCGCGCTGAACGAAGGCCACACCACCCCCGGCACTGTTTATGACACGCCTATGCGCCGCTATGTGGGCGGACGCTGGGGCAGCACCATCGGTGACGCGGTAGACCATCCTACCCAGCTGACCACCAAACAGGTGTTGCGCTACAGCAGCAACGTAGGGATGAGCCACATCGTCGAGCATTTTCCAGCAGCCGATTTACGCAACTATTTGGGACAGTACGGCTTTGGGCAGGATGTGTCTATTCCGGTGGTGTCCACGGCCACAGGCCGCCTGCAACCCCTGCGCAACTGGGATGATCTGGTGCGGGCCACCAACGCCTTCGGGCAGGGTATGAGCAGCACGACCCTGCAACTGGCCGCCGCCTTCAATGTGCTGGCGAACGATGGACTGTACGTGTCGCCCCGATTGGTCGAAGGCTCTGGCGCGGGCGAGCGGCGTGAAGTGCTGCGCCCGGAAACCGCCAAGACCATGCGTGGCCTGCTACAAGCCGTGATCGAGGACGGCATCTTCCATGCAGCGGGCATCAAGGGATATGCGCTGGGAGGCAAAACGGGTACGGCTCAAGTCGTCGTAGACGGGAAGTACTCCAACAGTGTCTACGACAGTGTATTTGCGGGATTCTTTCCTGCCGACGCTCCCCGCGTCACGGTGGCCGTTGTGGTTCACGGGGCAAAAATTGACCATCACGGCTCACAGTTGGCTGCGCCGATCTATCGCGAATTGGCGGCTGGCACGCTCTCCGAGTGGGCAGCGGCTCCCACTGTGCCCGAAAAGAAGCCGGAACAATAAAGCAAGAGTAAGCAAGTCAGCACTCGGCTGGCCCATCAAATATAAAATATGTGAACTGTGAGAGAGCGGAGTGACCTGAACGTTGGGTCACTCCGTACCTCATGCCGGAACAGTTTATTTACACCTAAATAGGGGGTATAAGAGGCACTCTGACCTAAATGTCGAGCTTCTCACACCCAAATAGGGATTC from Deinococcus sp. QL22 encodes:
- a CDS encoding penicillin-binding protein 2, translated to MEVKIHNRSRVMQVLALAMFTLLVWAYAQLEWGLPQGIRRTVVQSRGAIVAADGSVLARSVGGKRVYPQGTLAGQVVGMMGSTEGLEGLEAAYNRSLEAGETLKLTLDPRTQANAEAALAKGVKKHQAEYGSVVVIETRTGRVLAAASYPAFNPNDWRTFSPDARRNRPFLDVFEPGSTIKGLVVGAALNEGHTTPGTVYDTPMRRYVGGRWGSTIGDAVDHPTQLTTKQVLRYSSNVGMSHIVEHFPAADLRNYLGQYGFGQDVSIPVVSTATGRLQPLRNWDDLVRATNAFGQGMSSTTLQLAAAFNVLANDGLYVSPRLVEGSGAGERREVLRPETAKTMRGLLQAVIEDGIFHAAGIKGYALGGKTGTAQVVVDGKYSNSVYDSVFAGFFPADAPRVTVAVVVHGAKIDHHGSQLAAPIYRELAAGTLSEWAAAPTVPEKKPEQ